TCGCGCCACTTCCTCAGCTGCTGCACCCGCATCCTCGGCTTCCCCTCGGACacgctcggcatcgacgcctatggcgcccgcgtccaggTCGGCGTCTTCCCCATCGGCatcgatgccgcccgcgtcgagaCGGCTGCCTGGGCCGACTCGGTCGAGcgcaagctcgccgccctcaagaaGATGTACGCCGGCAAGAAGatcatcgtcggccgcgaccgcctcgacagcgcccgcggcgtcgcccagaAGCTTCAGGCCTTTGAGCGCTTCCTCGAAATGTTCCCCGAGTGGCGCGAGAAGGTGGTGCTGATCCAGGTCACATCCCCCAcgagcgccgacgccgcagccgccgccgccgcagaccccgacgacgccgagaccGACGCGAAGCTCAGCAGCCGCGTCAACGAGCTCGTCATGAAGATCAACGGCCACTACGGCAGCTTGGGATTCACCCCCGTCCACCACTACCCTCAGTACCTGCGTCAGGATGAGTACTTtgccctgctgcgcgccgccgacatcgGCCTCATCACCTCGGTCCGCGACGGCATGAACACGACGAGCCTCGAGTACGTCGTCTGCCAGAAGCAGGGCCACGGGCCCCTCATCCTCTCCGAGTTcagcggcaccgccggcagcctcgccgacgccatccacATCAACCCCTGGGACctcagcggcgtcgccgccgccatcaacacGGCCCTCACCATGCCCGAgaacagccgccgcgccatgcAGGAGCGCCTCTACCGCCACGTCACCACCCACAACGTGCAGTCGTGGATCGACAAGTTTGTCCGCCGCGTCTACACCGtcctgggcgaggccggTGCCGCCCACGCCACCCCGTTGCTGGAccgcgccctgctgctgtcccgctaccgctccgccgccaagcGCCTCTTCATGTTCGACTACGACGGCACCCTGACCCCCATTGTGCGCGAGCCCAGCGCTGCCATTCCCTCGGagcgcatcatcgccgccctcaagctgctggccgccgacgagcgcaacGCCGTCTGGATCATCTCGGGCCGCGACCAGGAGTTCCTCGGCCATCACCTCGGCCACATAACGCGCCTGGGCTTCTCGGCCGAGCACGGTAGCTTCATGCGCAACCCGGGCTCCGAGGAGTGGATCAACCTGGCTGAGAAGTTTGACATGGGATGGCAAGCCGAGGTCATGGACGTGTTCCAAAAGTATACGGACAAGGTTCCAGGTACGTGCCCTCTCAACACTACCCGGACGTTTCCTTGGTCGTtacagccgccgccgtcgctgtgTCTTTACTCGTCGTCTTGCTTGAATGCTAAcgtccctccccccaagGCTCCTTCATCGAACGAAAACGCTGCGCCTTGACGTGGCACTACCGGCAGGCCGACCCGGAGCTGGGTGCTCACATGTCCCGCGCGTGCcacaaggagctcgaggcgggcgtcggcagcaAGTGGGAGGTGGAGGTGATGCCGGGCAAGGCCAACATCGAGGTGCGGCCGACCTTTATCAACAAGGGCGAGATCGCCAAGCGGCTCATCGCGACGTACCACAACCCGGACGCGGAgcccacggccgacgacccGAACCCCGGGCGGGTCGAGTTTTCGCTGTGCATGGGCGATGACTTCACCGATGAGGACATGTTTCGGGCGCTCAACGGGGCGTCGGGGCCGGTGCTCAAGGCGGACCACGTCTTCACGGTGACGGTCGGGGCGAGCACCAAGGTGACGCTGGCCAAGTGGCACCTGTTGGAGCCCGAGGACGTGATCGACTGCGTGGCCCTACTGTCgggtggcgagggcgggccggcgggcacggAGCGGCTGGGCGAGGTGAACCTGGCGGCGCTAAGCATGGTCGAGGGCAAGATTCCGCCGGGCGAGGTGTGAGCGTGTGAGTTGGGGACGGAGATGATGAGACATGtcagacggcgacgacaaccacgacgatggtggcgggcatgacgaggcaggcaggcgtcACGGATAGAGCGGGAGGCATAGACTCGATTTGTTCAAGGGCGTGCTGGCGCAACGACGGAAAAAAGACAAGCATGCATACACAAGCACAAGGTACACACAGGGCATATAGCACGCACACCTAAACGCACacctacacacacacacacacacacacacggaACGGACTGGTTGAGGAGACACGACAGGCAGACaaggcgggcgcgacggacATCATATGGGGAACCGCTGGTTCCCTCGTTCGCGACGGTGGGGGTAGAGACGGGCAACGGGATCAGTTTGTTGCATATCACTGGCATAGAGCACGCAGCATCGACAGCTGCAGTGGTAGTAGTACCAGTAGCAGTAGAGGCGTAATCGATATCATGTCCAAATCGTGGTACCGAGATATTTGTCGATTCCATGGGGGCGGGTATGGGAAACTGTGGAGAGGGAGAAGATGGGGAGGTGAGGGTCCATCACATGACTGACTACTCTTGATCACGACTACTAtcgccaccagcaccaccaccgctacTTGCTGGCATACTACTACATGAATAACCGACTGGGTAGGTACCCAGACACTTCGTACCCCACGCGGAGAGAGCAACGGGGTCACGCTGTCGTATTCGGTTGGGGTTGGAGGTCCTCGCCGGGTcggtggcgggggggggggttggagTAACGGGGGACTTTAGTTGATGTACATACGACGTACGACGTACTCTCCGGAGATACCGTGAAGAAGAACTTGATGTtgcggcaggcagggaggAGCGTTTATTCACTACGTGACCAAGTATTGAAGTAATTGCGAACGATGGGGCATGTCCGAGCCCGGGGAAGCGAGCGGCTTCTACGGATGTGCGAGGTAAGGTGAAGTGTGGTGAGGAGGAGTTGGCCCCGTTGGTCGTCGGCTGGCCGGCAGGGCCGCGTCACGGTATGCCGAGCATTCGGCCCGTCCATGCTGCGGACTTGAGATACCCACCTCCGTATGTCTACATGGCCCGGTGTCTGGTGGTCCaccgagagagagaggaagacCCACTGGGGGGGTGGTTTGAATGGGTCTGGTCCGGGTACAAGGAAGTAGGCTTGCCAGGCAGGCGGGTTGCCATGTGCCGCGGCCGGCTGTTTTTGCGACGTCCCGTGGGGTGGCTTGGGTGGCCGGACGGGTGGGCCGGATGGGTGTCACGGCTGCTAGTAGTGCTGGTGCGAGACTGATGTTGTCTTTACGAAATAACTAGTGTTGTTGTTTGGTTCTGACGAGTGAgcggcagaagaagaagtgtTCTagaaggaagggagggggcccGCGGGTGCAGTGTGAGTTGAAAGAACGAGGCAGATTTATGAGCCATAGAAGGCTCGTCTGCTTTACTACTACGGGCGGGACTGCATCTGACAGACAAGGTGCTATAGTAGCATGAATAACTGCAGCGACGAAGGCGTCATCGGCGTACGGCTGTTTCTTGAGGACATGGACGGAACGGGCGCCACTTACTACTCGAGTATATCAATTGTTTGTAGGATTATCATCCATGTCtcctcgatgatgatgggcgacgacagcgacggtTGCTCGTCcatacatacagtatacGCCACGGGAGGCTTTGTCACCCGGAGAAGCAGCACTCTGTCTAACACGCTTAGAGGAGGACAACGGCTCTGGGGAGTCGAGGGAGGGGCCGACGATGGCAGGCAAAATGCGGCTGACTCGGGATGGGCAAGATGGGGATGCCatggcggggcggcggcggggatgtGCCGACTTACACGGAGCGAGTGGGAAACAAGCCATTGACGTCACCGCGACACGGTGCCTGTTggattttttttctttcccctTTATCCCTTGACGAtgggcgatgctgccgccggccgcagcggcgccgagggagCCGGCAGAGGGCGTCGGTCCATGCAGGCTCCTGGGCTGTGCCAGCCGCTGCGCGTTCTGTTCTGTATGTGCGTATGTGTTCGCTTCTCTGCTTCATGCGCGAGGTGCGTAGATGTTGGACATGCCCGAgtggctgctgcttgcttggcctGGGCCTGTAGACTACATTGGCCTCCCCCCCGTCAACCACCACGGTTTGGGTtatgatgatgacgatgccatcTCGTCACGGTTATGCACCAGCAGGGGAAGACGCTGCCAGACCACGCCTGTTATGTGTCACGTTGTAAGGCAAGCCATCTTGAGGGCTAGGAAACAAAACGGGCTGGGCACTTGGCCCGGGCTGGCCTGGGCAGGGGGAGATGGCGGGAGGACTGGAGTGCCGATGCCATGTGGGGGAACAACGAGACGTTTCTTTCTCCCACTCTTCTCCATGTCCTCCCTCGatccatcatggccatgtcTGGGCTCATGGCCCCACGCCCCTTTTGCCCCTCCTCCGATGTCATTGAGCCATTCACCCTGCTGGCCTCATCGTCCACCAGTCCAAGCTGCCGGCTGGCCCTTGCCGGTGGCAAGCAATATAGTCGATGAGTGGGAATTGTCTGCAGACCGACAATGAGCCCACAAATAGTTGTCGAGCGAGTGTGAAAGCAGAccgaagggggggaggaagaaaaaaaaaagtggTCAAACCGGACCGATTCCGGAGAAATCACCAAACTGGAGACCTGGAGACGCCCCGGTGTTTGCGTGGTTTGTGTCCGCTCACCCCGTGTTTAATGTCAGGTGAGAAGATGGATCGTGGGGTTGTCTGTTCATGCTTCGTGAACCGACTGGGGCAGGCCAGCAACAGGCAAGGTGATGTGGGCGCGCGCCCCTTTTCTGTTCGTCATCGTGATCGCGTGTGCCTCCATGCGTGGTTGCGTATAAGAGTCTGTTAGGTTTCCCACCACGCGCTCCGAACCCCGGCGTCAAGCAGGGAGCTGATGGGCAACTGCGACATAACAATCTTGTTGCGGCGAGCTGTCGTCTATTTACACAAGTTCATTTCTTGACACTTTGAGATATAACCCCCCAGGCCTCCGCCACTTACACACACGCATACACACACTCACACCCTCATACTCCCGCGACGCAcagcccagccgccaccaccaccatgaagGGCGGCTTCATGACGGTGCGCTTCGACCGGCACAACCCGGCGTCGGAGAAGCGCAGCGCCGACCATGTGCGCGGGTCGCTCGCCGGGCTCGACTactcgccgttgccgcgcGTGACGGGACGGTCGCTGGCCATGGGCGTGCTGGTGTCGATGGGCGGGCTCATGTACGTTGTGCCTCCTTTTATGTTTCTCTCTCATGCCTCATGTTTTCTTCCCCATTTCTTGTCTCCCCGAGTGCTCTATAATAGTAGATGATACACCTAGTGTACAACAACCCCAGACATGTCCTCGTACTGACCGCTCCCCCCCCAACGCAGCTTCGGCTACGACACGGGCCAGATCTCGGGCTTCCTCGCCATGCCCGACTTCCTCGACCGCTTCGGCCAGACCGACGCCCAGGGCGAAAAGTACTTCTCCGAGGTGCGCTCGGGGCTCATCGTCTCGCTTCTCTCCATCGGCACCCTCTTCGGCGCGCTGTCCGGTGCCCCCATCGCCGACCGCATCGGCCGGCGCGCGAGCATCTCGCTCTGGAGCGCCGTCACGTccgtcggcttcgtcatccagatcgccgccgcgcacgcctGGTACCAGGTCATGATCGGGCGCTTCGTCGcggggctcggcgtcggcggcctgtcgCTGCTCGTGCCCATGTACCAggccgagacggcgccgccctggatcCGCGGCGCCATGGTCTGCGCGTACCAGCTCTTCATCACCCTGggcatcttcctcgccgcgtGCTTCAACTACGGCACCGTCACGCACCACCCTGacagctcggccagctggcgcATCGTTATCGGCCTCGGCTGGGTCTGGACGCTGGTCCTGGGCTTCGGCATCTTGGCCTTTCCCGAGACGCCGCGCTTCGACTACCGCCATGGGCGTGTTGAGCGTGCCCGCCAGACGCTGTGCCGCGTCtacggcgctggcgagaaCCACTGGGCCGTCCACACGCAGATCGAGGAGATCGAAAGcaagctgcgcgccgaggataAGATCCAGGGGGGCCCCGTGGCTGAGTTCGTCGGCATGTTTCGAGCGCCGCGCATGGCCTACCGCATCGCCCTCGGTGTCGCCCTGCAGATGTTCCAGCAGCTGACGGGCGCAAACTACTTCTTCTACTACGGCACCACCATCTTCAAGTCGGTCCAGATCGACAGCTTCATCACCCAAATCATCCTCAACACCATCAACTTCGTCACCACCTTCCTCGGCCTGTACATTGTCGAGCACTACGGCCGCCGCAAGTCGCTcattggcggcgccgcttgGATGTTTGTGTGCCTCATCATCTTCGCCTCCGTCGGCCacttcgtcctcgacgtcaaCGACCCGGCCAGCACGCCCACTCCGGGCATCGTGCTCATCGTATTCGGCTCCCTTTTTGTTCTCGGCTTCGCCACCACTTGGGGCCCCATGATCTGGACTATTCAGGCTGAGTTGTTTCCCTCGCGCTACCGCGCCAAGGGCATGGCTCTCGGCACTGCCAGCAATTGGATCTGGAACTTTTGCATCGGCTTCTTCACGCCTTTCATCTTCAAGTCCATCGACTTCAGCTATGGCTACGTCTTTGCCGGCTGCAACTTTGTCGCCGCTTTGCTCGTCTacttcttcgtcgtcgagggtCAGGGCCGCACGTTGGAGGAGATCGACACCATGTAtctcgagggcatcaagccttggcggagcagcagctgggaGCCGCCTTCGGCCGAGCACAtggcccgcctccgccgccaggccggTATCGAGCTTGAGGTCGGTGCCGATGAGgatggcggcagcgagggcggcctgaGCGGCGACACGAGGACCGACGGCCCCGGAGGCATGGGCAGCAAGAAGGAGAGTGGCAACGGCGGAGAGCTGATGCACCAGGAGCATGCGTAGATTATCTCATAGATGAGTAGGGTATTCTCTGTATATTTCAAGCACTTCTTCCTAAAGTGCCACCCTCCATCGTGTGATTCCACATATGCCGAGGCGGGCCAACCCAATTAATCATGACTCGGCCAGCGCAAAGCAtcgctcgctgctgtcgGCATTGTTCCCCCACCAGTTCGGCATGGTGATGAtcttgccggcgccaaagAACAGGAAAATCAGCAGCATGTTAAAGTTGAAGCCCGCGTCAAACGCCGCAGCCAGGATGTAGTTCCAGCGCGCCCACATCTCGTAGCGGTAGCGGTACGCCCAGTacatgacgacgaagccgcccagGAACGAGCTGAAGTAGCCGGTGCTGATGTTTCCGTAAAAGTTGGACATGCAGCTGAAGAAGATGGTCGAGTTGGCCAGGTGGAACTTGGCGCGGGGGAAGCGGCGGTGCAGCGCGTagatgacgacgggcaccgccgcgccgacgaggaagccgtACGGCACGACGCGAAACAGGTCCTGCCGGAAGAGCCGCTTGGGTCCCACGAGCACATACTGCACGCCCAGCGTGAGCGACTGCGCGAGGGCCTGGCCCGTCCACTGGTGCGTCGGGTCCTGGAGGGTGCCGGCGAGGTAGTCGGCCTTTGTGTCGAGCACCCACCGGATCACCGCGTAGTCGATGGGGATG
Above is a genomic segment from Purpureocillium takamizusanense chromosome 2, complete sequence containing:
- the HXT5_1 gene encoding hexose transporter hxt5 (EggNog:ENOG503NU51~COG:P~TransMembrane:12 (i45-72o92-113i125-147o153-172i184-204o216-237i308-330o342-363i375-394o406-429i450-467o473-493i)), encoding MKGGFMTVRFDRHNPASEKRSADHVRGSLAGLDYSPLPRVTGRSLAMGVLVSMGGLIFGYDTGQISGFLAMPDFLDRFGQTDAQGEKYFSEVRSGLIVSLLSIGTLFGALSGAPIADRIGRRASISLWSAVTSVGFVIQIAAAHAWYQVMIGRFVAGLGVGGLSLLVPMYQAETAPPWIRGAMVCAYQLFITLGIFLAACFNYGTVTHHPDSSASWRIVIGLGWVWTLVLGFGILAFPETPRFDYRHGRVERARQTLCRVYGAGENHWAVHTQIEEIESKLRAEDKIQGGPVAEFVGMFRAPRMAYRIALGVALQMFQQLTGANYFFYYGTTIFKSVQIDSFITQIILNTINFVTTFLGLYIVEHYGRRKSLIGGAAWMFVCLIIFASVGHFVLDVNDPASTPTPGIVLIVFGSLFVLGFATTWGPMIWTIQAELFPSRYRAKGMALGTASNWIWNFCIGFFTPFIFKSIDFSYGYVFAGCNFVAALLVYFFVVEGQGRTLEEIDTMYLEGIKPWRSSSWEPPSAEHMARLRRQAGIELEVGADEDGGSEGGLSGDTRTDGPGGMGSKKESGNGGELMHQEHA
- a CDS encoding uncharacterized protein (CAZy:GT20~EggNog:ENOG503NU3V~COG:G): MARRQSLSEIRAANPDLALSGNIISATFNIPHALTYKRDGDWDLKPRRGQSALFDSLAYLSSDATPWNHHVVAWTGEIEDPHEPPPPPPESPAAHTTVGASSLNALSAPVPVDAAAASATRRLPTPPAVDGLWIPREHQQRLDHLLARSNTIRTSPVWLADDDDAAPDAAAAAAGIMLRDQARWRRYAQHDLYTLFHYKQHEPNDGRRERVHYADYFRMNQKFADRIIDVYKPGDVVIVHDYYLMLLPSMLRQRVPNMYISFFLHSPFPSSEFLRCLPRRKEVLEGVLGANLVGFQSYSYSRHFLSCCTRILGFPSDTLGIDAYGARVQVGVFPIGIDAARVETAAWADSVERKLAALKKMYAGKKIIVGRDRLDSARGVAQKLQAFERFLEMFPEWREKVVLIQVTSPTSADAAAAAAADPDDAETDAKLSSRVNELVMKINGHYGSLGFTPVHHYPQYLRQDEYFALLRAADIGLITSVRDGMNTTSLEYVVCQKQGHGPLILSEFSGTAGSLADAIHINPWDLSGVAAAINTALTMPENSRRAMQERLYRHVTTHNVQSWIDKFVRRVYTVLGEAGAAHATPLLDRALLLSRYRSAAKRLFMFDYDGTLTPIVREPSAAIPSERIIAALKLLAADERNAVWIISGRDQEFLGHHLGHITRLGFSAEHGSFMRNPGSEEWINLAEKFDMGWQAEVMDVFQKYTDKVPGSFIERKRCALTWHYRQADPELGAHMSRACHKELEAGVGSKWEVEVMPGKANIEVRPTFINKGEIAKRLIATYHNPDAEPTADDPNPGRVEFSLCMGDDFTDEDMFRALNGASGPVLKADHVFTVTVGASTKVTLAKWHLLEPEDVIDCVALLSGGEGGPAGTERLGEVNLAALSMVEGKIPPGEV